CCCGAAAGTGATTTTACCAGGGATTTGAGAAAAATAAATTTGATTAGCCTATATATCAGCTTTATTATCCTGACTTTGGGAATCCTGTTAGTATCCGGCTTGGTTGCTCGTATTGTAAAACCTCTTAAATCTCTTGTAGCTGAAACAGAAAACATAAAACATTTTAATCTTGCTGGTGAAATTCAGATCAAATCTAGAATAAAAGAAATCATTCAATTACGAGACGCTGTACATTCGATGAAAATTGGGCTTAAATTATTTCAGAAATACATACCCAAAGTTCTCGTGAGGCAGTTAATTGAATCAGGTGAAGATGTACGTATTGGTGGTGTTCGGAAAACGATTACTGTTTTATTTTCCGATATTGAGCATTTTACCACTCTTGCCGAGAAAACAGATCCAAATTTGTTGATGATCCAGATGGGAGAGTATTTGGAGGAGTTAACCCAAATTATTATCTCCGAAAAAGGAACCATTGATAAGTATATCGGCGATGCCATTATGGCCTTGTGGGGCGCTCCATTACCTAATGATAAACCCTGCTATCATGCAGCGCGTGCAGCCCTTCGTTGTCAGTCAAAGCTGAATTACTTGAATGCCAAATGGGAAAAAGAAGGAAAGAGCGTTTTATTTACCCGCATTGGCATCCATATGGGAGAAGCTATTGTCGGTAATTTGGGGTCATCAGAGCGCTTAAATTATACCGCGATTGGCGACACCATCAACATTGCTAACCGGCTTGAGGGTATCAATAAAAACTATAGAACTAAAATTGTTGTCAGTGATACTGTCTGTGAACAAATAAAAGACCAGTTTTTGTTGAGGATGCTTGATTGCGTCGTAGTTAAAGGACGCACGCAAAGCTGCCTAATTTACGAATTACTAGCCGATAACCATACAGCCATCGAATTTGACTTGGGAGCTTATAATCTGTGCTTCGAAAATGGATTCTCAGCATATAAAAAACAACATTGGGATGATGCGATTGTTTGCTTTAAACGATGCCTGAAAATTTATCCAGCAGATGCCATAGCACCTATTTTCATAGCACGATGCCAACAGTTGAAAACCAAACCGCCAAAACCCGGTTGGGATGGTGTTATGGAATAATCTGATTTACTATAGGTAAGCTTAAAATATTATCCTGTGATCCATTAATTTATGGAGCAATATATGAAAAACCATTCTTCATGTTTTTTAAAATTAGTAGATGAATCGAAACAACGAATTCAGGAGATTACGGCTCAAATATTGAAAAATAGACTCGATCAGCAGGCACATTTTGCTCTGATTGATGTTCGTGAAGAACATGAATGGGCTTCAGGACATATACCCAAAGCAATTCATATAAGCAAAGGAGTCATTGAACGAGATATTGAAAAAACTATTCCTGATACACAAACGCCAATTATTGTATATTGCAGTGGTGGCTTTCGCTGTGCTCTGGTTGCCGATAGTTTACAGCGTATGGGTTATTCTCAAGTCCATTCTTTAGAGAATGGTTTACAAGGTTGGCTAGATGCCGGCTTTGAAATTCAAAAATAAACCTCAATAATAATCCCGCAGCTTCATCTTGATTTCCCACGCCAGCTCGAGTGTGAGCGAGAGAACACCTCACAGAGGCATTGTCCTCTACCCAGGAGATCTCTCGCTCACGCAAGATGAAGTTGAGATGACACGGGACTTCAGTGAGACTGATCGAGATAATAATTACAAATGGATGTGATAATCTCCTTTCACGCCGACCACATCATAAATATGAATGGGGTAATCAAAACCCTTTGTTTTAACTCGCAGATGGCCATTAATCTCCAGTTCACTACTAGTTTCTAAATAAGTTGCCTCAGAAATTAATACCTGTCCCCCCAAACTAAAATCCTGAATACGTGATGATAAATTAACTGCTGTTCCGATAGCACTATATTGCATGCGTTTTTTTGAACCCACATTACCGACTACCGCCAAACCGGTATTCACTCCAACTCCCATCAGTAAGTTGGGCAATCCCTTCTTTTTATTGAGCACATTAACTTTTTTAAGTGTCAGTTGCATTTCAATAGCGCACGCTACAGCTCTTAAAGAGTCATCTTGAGTTGAATAAGGCGCACCAAAAATAACCATGATTGCATCGCCAATGAAGGAATAGATAGTCCCCTTATGTTTTTCAATAACATGAACCATTTTAGTAAAGTAGCTATTAAGAATAGTCACTAATTGCTCTGCCGGAAGAGAGTCGGCCAGCGGTGTAAAATTTCTTAAATCGCTAAAAAGAATAGTGATTTTACACTCCTTACCACCGAGCTTTTGTTTTGTGTGTGAATCAAGAATTGACGATACTACATCGTCAGACATATAAAAACTAAATACTTGACGGATAAAATCATTTCGTAATTCCAATTGTTTTTTTATTTTTCTCAATAGGACATTAGCCTGTCGAAATGACAATTGCTCTTCAACCAACTCCGCCAATTCTTGCAAAATTTTCAACTGTTCAGGCTTTAGTTTCAAGGGCGCCTTATCAGCAACACAAAATGTTCCTACATTAAATCCCTTTGAATTAGCCAAGGGAATTCCTGCATAAAATCGAATAAAAGGAGATTTTTTTACAAGAGGGCTATTAATAAAACGCTTATCCAGAAGAGTGTCCGGTATAACCAAAGGTTCATTTTGCTGAATGGTATGATTGCAAAATGAAATGTTACGTGGGGTTTGCTTTGCACGTAAACCTCGTCGGGACTTAAACCATTGTCTTTGCTCATCCAAAAAAGCGATATAACCAATAGGTACATGAAGCAAGTCTGTAGCCAACTTAACAAGCCGGTCAAAGCGTTCTTCAGGCGAAGTATCCAAAATGTGCAGTTCATACAAAGCAGCAAGTCGTCTTATTTCATTATCATCTTCCTGGTCATATTTTCGCATAATAACTGATATGGGTCCGCATGTCTGGAACAAAATTAAGGAAAAATAAGAGCTATTCATCCATCATTTATAGTTAAAAATTCACTCAAATTAACCTATTTAAACCTACTCAATACCGTATGAATAGTGATTGCTACTACGAATTGTCTTAGGTCATTTTACCACAACTCTATCAGAATGACTTATCCACAAGTCCACAGGTCAGGAGAGCTTCACTTTCTCGTATAGGCCTGTGGGCCTTGTGGGTAAGTCATGACGCTCTCATTTAGGGTTTATGGTCTTTTCCGGCCATAATACACCTCTGCGGGCGTTAAATAATTAAAGGACTGGTGAAGCCTTCGGTTATTATAATACTCAAAATACTCCGTTAAGGCCAGCTCAACCTCTTCAATTGTATCAAAATCATACCGGTAGATTTTTTCTTGCTTAACACTACGCCACAATCGCTCGATAAATATATTATCTAAATAACGTCCTCGCCCATCCATGCTGATAGAAATGTGGTGAGATTTTAGCGTATTTATCCAATCTTTTGAGGTAAATTGAGAACCCTGATCCGTGTTAAAGATCTCACAACGCGAATGCAGCAAAGCGTTTCTAAGCGCCTCAATACAAAATTCAGCCTCCATAGTAGGTGAAATAGCCCATCCAATCACATAACGACTATACCAGTCCATAATAGCTACTAAATACACATGCTTTCCTTTCATGCGGATGTAGGTGATATCTGCGGCCCAAACCTGATTTGGTTTGGTGATATCCACCTCTTTTAATAAATAAGGGAACACCTCATGCTCCTTATTGGGAACGCTTGTATTTGGCTTTGGGTAAACAGTCGATAACCCCATCATTTCCATCAACTTTTTTACTCGACGTTTACCAACAGGATAGCCTACTTCTTTTGACAGCCATCTTGCCCGCTTAATTTTACCTTCACATGGATACTGCAGATAGTGCTCATCAAGTAGCGCCATAAGCGCTTCATCTTCGACAGAAATGGGCTTGGCACTATAATAATAACTTGAAACAGGCAAGTCTAATAGCAAGCATTGTTCACGAATGGTGAGCTCGGCAAGAGGATCAATCATGACGCGCTTTTCATCCAGACTAAAGTTCATGCTTTTTTTTTAGCCAAGATAGCTGCGCTTGAAGTCGACCAATTTCTTGATATAATGCCTCAACAAGCTGCTCTTGGGACTTGGCTTCTTTTTCATTAGCCCCAGAGAATAAATCGTTAATGGCTTTGATGGCCGATTGCTTCCAAGTTTTTACCTGCGTTGCGTGAACACCGTATTCACTGGTAATTTGCGCTTGTGTGAGTTTCCCCTCAATCGCAGCTAGCGTTATTTTTGCCTTCTTGGCCGCCGTATAATAAGCTCGCTTTTTAGACATTTTATTCTCCTCTTTGTATTAAGAAGAATAGCTCTTAAAAAACCTTTTTTTGTGTCCAGAAAACCGCGCCTATATTAAACCACCTCTTAAGAAGTTACCTAAATTTGCCAGCACCATAAGGACCCTTTGTTTGTATAAACAAAATAGATTAATTATTTGTTTATTATGTTATGTGCAAAGACGGTAACTTTGGATGCTTTTAATTCAGCAATATCTCTATATATAAATTTTAGACTATTCGCTCTGGTTAGCCATATGAGTATGAACCGTGTGAATTCAATACATACTGCTACTAAAGAACATAATGACTTTAAAAACAACACCCTTCTGAACAAGATTGTTATGTGATTCAAGTGACTTTTATGACAAACTCTGGTATCAAAGCCTACTCGTTATAAAAATAATTTTTAGAGGAAATTATCCTGTGATAACCTCATCATTCATAGCGATCAGAACCTATGCTGTTCCTATTTTATTGATTTCATCCATCCTCTTTGGCGGCCTGACAGGTTATTGGCTTGGCCCAAATGCCCATTTTTTAAAACCATTGGGGGAGCTGTTTCTCAATTTGATTTTTACAGCAGTTGTCCCTCTTATTTTTTTTAGTATTTCTTCTGCTATTGCTCAGGTGGGCTCTTTGAAAAAATTGGGTAGAATCGCATTCTATATGGCAGTTGTTTTTATATTTACTGGTGTTGTGGCAGCACTTTATGCGATCGTTATTGTAACTTTCTTTCCGCCTGGACAAGGTGTTTCTTTATATCTAACAATGCCTGAAAAAGTATCTACAGCCAGTTTTTCCAGTCACATTGCAGGCATTTTTACGGTTACTGATTTTTCAAAATTATTCTCTCACGAACACATCATGGCCTTAATCGTATTTTCAATTCTGGTTGGTCTTGCAGTAACCTGTTCACAAGAAAAAGGATCACTTTTTGCTACCTTTTTGCAAGCAGGTGAAGAAGTATTCATGCGTGTTTTTTCTCTTATTATGTATTATGCTCCTATTGGTTTTTTTTCCTACTTTGCTGTTTTAGTCAGCGATCTTGGCCCTAACTTAATAGAAAATTATGTTCGAATTGCTGCCATTTATTATGCAGCTTCACTCATTTATTTTTTTGTTGCGTTTACCGGGTATGCTTATATGGCAGGACAAACTACAGGAATAAAATTGTTCTGGTCTAATGTCTTTCTGCCTATGGTCACATCTATTGCAACCTGTAGCAGTGCAGCCAGTATTCCAGCAAATTTGTTGGCAACAAAATCCATGAGGGTCTCACCGGAAATTTATGAAACAGCCATACCTCTTGGGTCTATCATTCATAAAGACGGCTCTGTGATAGGAGGGGTTTTTAAAATTGCCTTCCTATTTGGTATTTTTCATCTGAACTTTACAGGCACCCCCGTATTACTCACCGCTTTGGGTGTTTCTTTGTTAGTGGGGACAGTCATGGGTGCAATTCCCAGTGGTGGAATGCTTGGTGAATTATTGATCTTGACTGTTTACGGATTTCCAGCATCATCATTGATAGCCATTGCCGCAATTAGCATTATTATCGATCCTATTGCAACCATGCTCAATGTCACAGGAAACAGTGTAAGTAATATGCTTATTGCCCGTTTAGTAGAAGGGAAAAAATGGCTCAGGATACAAAGCAATAGCGCAAAAGGCATCCCTAATCTAAATGAATAGCACGCTGAGATTGCCATTTACCTTATTTTAGTGCACTATTTCACTTTTATGAATTTGTACACATTGAGAGACCTATGGCAAAAGAAGATCATATAGAAATGGCTGGTACCGTTATAGACACACTACCCAACACTATGTTTCGTGTTGAATTAGAAAATGGACATGTTGTTACTGCCCACATTTCTGGTCGCATGCGTAAAAATTATATTAGAATTCTAACCGGTGATAAAGTTAAAGTTGAACTAACGCCTTATGATTTATCTAAAGGCCGTATAATATTCCGTGATAAAAACTAGTTTTCCTAACTAGTTAAGTATTCGCTCTCTAACGAGCATGACCGCCTTGTTTGCTGTTAGTAGAGTATTAGCCTAAGTTGTGATCACCTATAGAAGAATAAACAATTTTCATATCCACTACGTACCGCGCTTTATGCGCGGTATCCAAAACGATATTTCTGTTTACTATGAAATCCTTGTCCAGCGATAAATATCCTCTGGATACTGCGCGTGAAGCGCAGTATGTAGGTTAGATTGTGTGAGGATCCTTTGGGGCTTGTCCTCGGGACGCAGTTTGTACTCTCTAATTATTTACCTGCCACCATCATTTTTTCTAGTAAAACAGAGCCACATCGGGTAGAAATATTTGGATTAATATCATTGCCAACAGCAAGAATCATTTTAAACATTTCTTTTAAGTTTCCAGCAATAGTGATTTCATCAACAGGATATTGAATAGCACCATCCTCTATCCAATAACCACTGGCCCCGCGTGAATAATCGCCTGTAATCCCATTAATTCCTTGCCCCATCAGTTCAGTAACTAACAAACCTTTATTCATAGTCTTTATCAATTCGGTTAAATCACCCGCAGTAGGATCTATCGTTAAATTATGGACTCCATCGCTGTTGGCTGTTGTTTCTAATCCCATCCTGCGTGCTGAGTAACTACCAAGAACATATTGCTGTAAACGTCCCTTGTCTACCAGGAGATTGGCACGAGTAGGCACGCCCTCGCTATCAAAAGGCGAGCTTCCCAAAGCTCCATTTAAGAAAGGCTGTTCGTAGATACGAATAAATTCAGGAAAAATTTGTTGCCCTATAGAATCCAATAAAAAAGAATTTTTCCTGTATAAATTACTGCCGCTTATCGCACCAATAAAACTTGAAAATAAACTACTGGAAACACGGGAAGAAAAAATAACAGGGGTTGTTTGGGTTTCAATTTGTTTTGAATGCAAACGACTAATTGCCTTTTCTACTGCATTTTGTGCTATTACCTTAATGTCCACTAAATCCAGAGCATTTCTAACGGTGGAATACTCATAATCCCGTTGCATTTCCTCCCCTTCTTTTGCTATCAACGAACAGCTGATACTGTGCCGGGTACTGTGGATAAATCCTTCTCCACCATAGGTATTAGCGTATCCGTGATGCGATTCATACGAAGACACACTAACTCCATCAGAATTAGTAATCCGTTTATCCAGAGCCAAAGCGTGAGACTCGCATTTTAATGCCATCTCTATTGCTTGTTGGGGTGTTATATTCCAAGGATGAAATAAATCAAGATCAGAATGATTTTTGGTCATCAATTCTTTATCAGCCAGGCCAAAGCACGGATCTTCTGCACTAACTCGAGCTATATCACATGCGGCTTTAACCAATGAGTCCAACGCAGCAGGTGATGTATCCGTACTACTGGCCCCCCCCTTGCGTTGGCCTATATAAACCGTTAAACCAACTCCCTTGTCTTCACTAAAGGCAACAGTTTCTACTTCGCCCATACGGACGTCAACAGAAAAGCCTCTATCGTTATTTACTGCAACAGCGGCATTAGTAGCGCCTTCTTTTTTTGCTAGTTCCAAAACATCATTCATTAATCGAGTTAATTCTGTTGTTGACTTATGTACTTCACAATTGTTATGTTGCGTTTTAATTTGCATAAGAGATTCCGTGGTGTTGAATGATGTACTTAAGGATACAATAACATGTCGTCGCAGACCAATGTTTATCATGCAAACAAAAGTTATTTATTAAATTTATTACTTTGTATTATCGGTTTGCTGCTTTGTACAAACTCTTATCCTTCCTCAGATGGGTGGCAAGAGCTAAGTTCAGGTATTGAATATCAGGATCTTGAGGGGGGATTATTAAAACCCTGGTCCCATATCCATGTTTTTCGCATTGATTTGGATAAAAATCAACTGGCCCTGGTTACAGCAAAAAATCTGGCATTAAAAAATGCCTCAGCCGATCAATTTGCCCAGCACAGTAACGCCTTGTTAAGCATCAACGGTGGCTTTTTTGATCATGAATTTCACCCTCTCGGTCTCAGAATCAATAATAAAAAATTGGAAAATCCCCTCAAACGCATTAGTTGGTGGGGTATTTTCTATATAAAAAATAATCGGCCCCATATTTCCAATGTCCGGCATTTTAATCATGACGACGAAATTGATTTTGCCGTACAAAGTGGTCCCAGACTACTGATTAAAGGGAAGATTCCATCTCTTAAGCCTGGCGTTGCGGATAGGTCAGCTCTGGGTATAACAGCAAATGGGCAAGTGATTATTTTGGTCTCTACCAACTCCGCAATGACGACCAGGGATCTTGCCAAAATGCTGAAAGGCCCTCCCCTCTATTGCACTGATGCAATTAATTTAGATGGAGGAAGCTCCAGTCAACTGTTCGCTCATATTGATTCATTCAGACTTAATGTTCATGGTTTTTCAAATGTTAGTGATGCAATTATTGTGAAAAAACATTAATTGCTTTAGCTTTCATCATCCATTGTCTCCAGTCTTATCGGTCATCTTCAGAAAACTCTTTGAAGAATAAAACATATAAATTATTAATAAATTTATATTATTGTAACAAAGGACATGAAAACAAACGTTTATTTAGTTATAAACACAACTTATTTTTTTTAACCCACAACTTATCCACAATATACCCCCAGACTTATTCTACTTATTTGAACAATTTATGGTTAAAAACACATTATCTTGTTTGATTTTAACAAAAAACATCTATATATTGTGATATTCCGTAATAACTTAATTAAAAATTAGCTATACTACAAATAAACATATTGTCTAATTTTTATTCAATATAATAATAACCTATATTCGCGGAGATAAAATGTCTGAAATTATTGAGCCGATACAAGATGTGCCGCAAACAAGTCAACTGGAATTGACTGCCAATGCACCTGGTTTGCTTAAAACGATTAAACGTAATGGGAAAGTAGTGAGTTATGATGATTCTAAAATCAAAGTCGCTATTACTAAAGCGTTTATAGCAGACGAAGGTGGCAGTGCTCCTACATCCGATCGAATTCATCAACAAATTGAAGAATTAACTCGACAAATATCGCAAGTATTTAAACGCCGCCTGCCAAGTGGTGGTGCTATTCACATTGAGGACATTCAAGATCAGGTAGAGCTGGCACTCATGCGTAGCGGTCACTATAAAGTGGCACGTGCCTATGTACTTTATAGAGAAGAACATCGCAAAGCACGGCAAAATGAATTAAAACAACAACCCGCTGATGATAAAAATCTATTGATTACCATGCCTGATGGCGAGCTGGTTCCGCTGGACATGGATAGAGTGAATACGATTGTTAATGAATCTTGCCGTGATCTGGAACACGTAACAGCTGAGCCTGTAATTAAAGACGCTTTGCGCAATCTTTATAATCAAGCGAAATTTGAAGATGTCCATAAATCCTTGATTATGTCGGCTCGTGCTTTGGTTGAGAAAGAACCCAATTATACTTTTGTTAGCGCTCGTTTATTATTAGACAGCTTGCGTATGGAAGCACTCACCAAACTAAAAATCAAATCAGATGCAACTTTTGATGAAATGAGTGTTCTCTATCCCTCCTACTTCAAGTCCTACATTGCACATGGTATCGCTCAAGGAATGCTTGATGCTAAAATGGCTGATTTTGATTTAGAAAAACTCAGTAATGCACTGCTGCCTGAGCGTGATATGCAATTCACCTACTTAAGTCTGCAAACTTTATATGATCGTTATTTTATCCATGATCGAGGTGTACGTTACGAACTTCCCCAGGCCTTTTTCATGCGTGTCGCCATGGGTCTCGCCATGCGCGAAAAAAATAAAGAAGCGAAAGCAATTGAATTCTACCTCCTGCTGTCTTCTTTTGATTATATGTCGTCTACACCCACTCTGTTCAACTCAGGTACTGTAAGACCACAATTATCAAGTTGCTATCTAACAACTGTTCCTGATCATCTGGACGGTATTTATAGTGCCATTAAAGATAATGCATTGCTTTCCAAATTTGCAGGCGGCTTAGGCAATGACTGGACACCAGTGCGTGCTATGGGCTCACACATTAAAGGCACTAATGGAAAATCCCAAGGAGTAGTACCCTTCTTAAATGTTGCTGACGCAACTGCTGTAGCAGTAAACCAGGGAGGTAAACGCAAAGGAGCAGTCTGCGCGTATCTGGAATGTTGGCACAGAGATATAGAAGAGTTCCTGGAGCTAAGAAAAAATACGGGAGATGACCGCCGTCGTACCCATGACATGAATACCGCATTATGGATACCTGATTTATTTATGATACGTGTTCGTGAAGAAGGAGACTGGACTTTATTTTCTCCAGATGAAGCACCTGAGTTACATGACCAATATGGCAAAGCCTTTGAAGAAATGTATCTTGATTGTGAAGAAAAAGGTCGTCAGGGTATCATTAAAAACGTCAGAACTGTTCCTGCGGTAAAATTATGGCGCAAAATGTTATCCATGCTTTTTGAAACTGGCCATCCCTGGATGACCTTTAAAGATCCATGCAATCTCCGCTCACCACAACAACATGCTGGAGTGATCCACAGCTCTAATTTATGCACCGAGATTACCTTAAATACTTCAGAGGAAGAAATTGCAGTATGTAATTTAGGTAGCGTCAATTTACCTGCACACATTAAAAATGGTCAATTGGATCAGGATAAATTAAAACGTACTATCACCACTGCTATTCGTATGCTGGATAACGTTATCGATATTAACTATTACTCAGTACCCCAGGCTAGGAACTCTAACTTGAAGCATAGGCCTATTGGCATGGGTTTAATGGGCTTCCAGGATGCATTGTATGAGTTAAAAATTGATTACACCTCTCAGGAAGCCATTGAGTTCGCTGACTCCTCTATGGAATTGATCAGTTATTTTGCA
The sequence above is drawn from the Legionella antarctica genome and encodes:
- a CDS encoding IS3 family transposase, translating into MNFSLDEKRVMIDPLAELTIREQCLLLDLPVSSYYYSAKPISVEDEALMALLDEHYLQYPCEGKIKRARWLSKEVGYPVGKRRVKKLMEMMGLSTVYPKPNTSVPNKEHEVFPYLLKEVDITKPNQVWAADITYIRMKGKHVYLVAIMDWYSRYVIGWAISPTMEAEFCIEALRNALLHSRCEIFNTDQGSQFTSKDWINTLKSHHISISMDGRGRYLDNIFIERLWRSVKQEKIYRYDFDTIEEVELALTEYFEYYNNRRLHQSFNYLTPAEVYYGRKRP
- the pmbA gene encoding metalloprotease PmbA, with translation MQIKTQHNNCEVHKSTTELTRLMNDVLELAKKEGATNAAVAVNNDRGFSVDVRMGEVETVAFSEDKGVGLTVYIGQRKGGASSTDTSPAALDSLVKAACDIARVSAEDPCFGLADKELMTKNHSDLDLFHPWNITPQQAIEMALKCESHALALDKRITNSDGVSVSSYESHHGYANTYGGEGFIHSTRHSISCSLIAKEGEEMQRDYEYSTVRNALDLVDIKVIAQNAVEKAISRLHSKQIETQTTPVIFSSRVSSSLFSSFIGAISGSNLYRKNSFLLDSIGQQIFPEFIRIYEQPFLNGALGSSPFDSEGVPTRANLLVDKGRLQQYVLGSYSARRMGLETTANSDGVHNLTIDPTAGDLTELIKTMNKGLLVTELMGQGINGITGDYSRGASGYWIEDGAIQYPVDEITIAGNLKEMFKMILAVGNDINPNISTRCGSVLLEKMMVAGK
- a CDS encoding dicarboxylate/amino acid:cation symporter translates to MTSSFIAIRTYAVPILLISSILFGGLTGYWLGPNAHFLKPLGELFLNLIFTAVVPLIFFSISSAIAQVGSLKKLGRIAFYMAVVFIFTGVVAALYAIVIVTFFPPGQGVSLYLTMPEKVSTASFSSHIAGIFTVTDFSKLFSHEHIMALIVFSILVGLAVTCSQEKGSLFATFLQAGEEVFMRVFSLIMYYAPIGFFSYFAVLVSDLGPNLIENYVRIAAIYYAASLIYFFVAFTGYAYMAGQTTGIKLFWSNVFLPMVTSIATCSSAASIPANLLATKSMRVSPEIYETAIPLGSIIHKDGSVIGGVFKIAFLFGIFHLNFTGTPVLLTALGVSLLVGTVMGAIPSGGMLGELLILTVYGFPASSLIAIAAISIIIDPIATMLNVTGNSVSNMLIARLVEGKKWLRIQSNSAKGIPNLNE
- a CDS encoding transposase, whose protein sequence is MSKKRAYYTAAKKAKITLAAIEGKLTQAQITSEYGVHATQVKTWKQSAIKAINDLFSGANEKEAKSQEQLVEALYQEIGRLQAQLSWLKKKHEL
- a CDS encoding adenylate/guanylate cyclase domain-containing protein, with protein sequence MRKYDQEDDNEIRRLAALYELHILDTSPEERFDRLVKLATDLLHVPIGYIAFLDEQRQWFKSRRGLRAKQTPRNISFCNHTIQQNEPLVIPDTLLDKRFINSPLVKKSPFIRFYAGIPLANSKGFNVGTFCVADKAPLKLKPEQLKILQELAELVEEQLSFRQANVLLRKIKKQLELRNDFIRQVFSFYMSDDVVSSILDSHTKQKLGGKECKITILFSDLRNFTPLADSLPAEQLVTILNSYFTKMVHVIEKHKGTIYSFIGDAIMVIFGAPYSTQDDSLRAVACAIEMQLTLKKVNVLNKKKGLPNLLMGVGVNTGLAVVGNVGSKKRMQYSAIGTAVNLSSRIQDFSLGGQVLISEATYLETSSELEINGHLRVKTKGFDYPIHIYDVVGVKGDYHIHL
- the infA gene encoding translation initiation factor IF-1, with product MAKEDHIEMAGTVIDTLPNTMFRVELENGHVVTAHISGRMRKNYIRILTGDKVKVELTPYDLSKGRIIFRDKN
- a CDS encoding phosphodiester glycosidase family protein; amino-acid sequence: MSSQTNVYHANKSYLLNLLLCIIGLLLCTNSYPSSDGWQELSSGIEYQDLEGGLLKPWSHIHVFRIDLDKNQLALVTAKNLALKNASADQFAQHSNALLSINGGFFDHEFHPLGLRINNKKLENPLKRISWWGIFYIKNNRPHISNVRHFNHDDEIDFAVQSGPRLLIKGKIPSLKPGVADRSALGITANGQVIILVSTNSAMTTRDLAKMLKGPPLYCTDAINLDGGSSSQLFAHIDSFRLNVHGFSNVSDAIIVKKH
- a CDS encoding adenylate/guanylate cyclase domain-containing protein; this encodes MIRKFLKKMNQLIVSLKSSMLFIFTSLFIFTGLLILLVATIRYTKILTYIAYEHMNHSSEFVLRELNESIAPAAVSSQFTAQLIQQGVFKDEVAQLVPLTTSLVKTLPLVVGSYWGDQQGNFIYSQKEKNGSITSQIYNRQTHPATRTILNRDNSGEIIKRSSAPDLSYDPRVRIWYLKAQNEKKTAWTDIYFFDPPPDLGITTVSPVFRNGKFYGAFGIDISLIELTNFIKNQKITPTGYSFIITNKGKLIAYPDKEPFTELKTPLGKFHNVHNGSIPLIYQSLGAYKKSGEKKLTFSYEYNSETYMIHYEPVDALKAYGWLIGIVVPESDFTRDLRKINLISLYISFIILTLGILLVSGLVARIVKPLKSLVAETENIKHFNLAGEIQIKSRIKEIIQLRDAVHSMKIGLKLFQKYIPKVLVRQLIESGEDVRIGGVRKTITVLFSDIEHFTTLAEKTDPNLLMIQMGEYLEELTQIIISEKGTIDKYIGDAIMALWGAPLPNDKPCYHAARAALRCQSKLNYLNAKWEKEGKSVLFTRIGIHMGEAIVGNLGSSERLNYTAIGDTINIANRLEGINKNYRTKIVVSDTVCEQIKDQFLLRMLDCVVVKGRTQSCLIYELLADNHTAIEFDLGAYNLCFENGFSAYKKQHWDDAIVCFKRCLKIYPADAIAPIFIARCQQLKTKPPKPGWDGVME
- a CDS encoding ribonucleoside-diphosphate reductase subunit alpha; translation: MSEIIEPIQDVPQTSQLELTANAPGLLKTIKRNGKVVSYDDSKIKVAITKAFIADEGGSAPTSDRIHQQIEELTRQISQVFKRRLPSGGAIHIEDIQDQVELALMRSGHYKVARAYVLYREEHRKARQNELKQQPADDKNLLITMPDGELVPLDMDRVNTIVNESCRDLEHVTAEPVIKDALRNLYNQAKFEDVHKSLIMSARALVEKEPNYTFVSARLLLDSLRMEALTKLKIKSDATFDEMSVLYPSYFKSYIAHGIAQGMLDAKMADFDLEKLSNALLPERDMQFTYLSLQTLYDRYFIHDRGVRYELPQAFFMRVAMGLAMREKNKEAKAIEFYLLLSSFDYMSSTPTLFNSGTVRPQLSSCYLTTVPDHLDGIYSAIKDNALLSKFAGGLGNDWTPVRAMGSHIKGTNGKSQGVVPFLNVADATAVAVNQGGKRKGAVCAYLECWHRDIEEFLELRKNTGDDRRRTHDMNTALWIPDLFMIRVREEGDWTLFSPDEAPELHDQYGKAFEEMYLDCEEKGRQGIIKNVRTVPAVKLWRKMLSMLFETGHPWMTFKDPCNLRSPQQHAGVIHSSNLCTEITLNTSEEEIAVCNLGSVNLPAHIKNGQLDQDKLKRTITTAIRMLDNVIDINYYSVPQARNSNLKHRPIGMGLMGFQDALYELKIDYTSQEAIEFADSSMELISYFAIEASCDLAKERGSYSSYEGSLWSKGILPIDSINLLQQARSKYLEQDRSQRLDWETLRIKVRTQGMRNSNVMAIAPTATISNICGVAQSIEPTYQNLYVKSNLSGEFTVVNPYLVADLKALNLWDEVMVNDLKYFNGSVQPISRIPDELKRRYATSFEIDPMWLVEAASRRQKWIDQAQSLNIYMAQPSGKKLDKLYMHAWIRGLKTTYYLRSLGASNAEKSTVTDGALNAVKLIDEAPKVCSILDPDCEACQ
- a CDS encoding rhodanese-like domain-containing protein — translated: MKNHSSCFLKLVDESKQRIQEITAQILKNRLDQQAHFALIDVREEHEWASGHIPKAIHISKGVIERDIEKTIPDTQTPIIVYCSGGFRCALVADSLQRMGYSQVHSLENGLQGWLDAGFEIQK